The Lolium rigidum isolate FL_2022 unplaced genomic scaffold, APGP_CSIRO_Lrig_0.1 contig_8472_1, whole genome shotgun sequence nucleotide sequence GTTCGTAGAAACCAAAAGGCAAAATGTTCCATGCTGATAAGCCTACAGCCATCACAAGATGATTTTGAGAAGAATTGGAAAATACAACTCAGAAACAGTACCTAATTCACTCAAACTATGACACCACTTCACTTATTTCATAGTCATCTAGTTAAATCCATATCACGTCTTAGTTCGAGTACCAAGTACGGAGTATCAATAAATCTGGTCCCACACTATCTTCACTTCAATTTGATCATCGTCGACTTCTCTTTCTTGGCTCACAATTTCACGGGTGAATTCTAGACTGAATTTTAAATTCTTGTCCTGCTCTTCTTGACTATCATATGTGATCACTGTCAGGTCCACTTGTATGTGGAGTTGGAGCTGCCAAAGAGATGGCACGGCAATCCTAGACAGACTCAACGGAAGAATGGATGTGGAGCCAGAGGGAAAGGACAAGCTTGTCCCTCGTTCACAACTGAAGAGCGGGATGCTTTTGTTCCTATAGTGAGGAACGCTTGCCTTGATCTTACCATAAATGGCACGGCTTCTAGAACCGAGGCCTTTCAACTTTAAGTTGACCTCAACATTGGCCTCTATGGCCTTGGGAATCACCAAGTATGTGATCTTCAACTTGCTGCCAGGGCCTGCACGGATGGTTCGTGTGTATTCCTTAATTCTATCGTCTTCTTGAACGTCCCACGCCTCTGTGATGACAGGAGGACCAGATCCGTGGTCGGTATAAACTTTCACGCGGAAGTAACCACAAGCCATGAAAATTCTATGGGGCCCAGTGGGCACCAAATCGACCATTCCTTCCTGCACATGCAAGCATGGATGTGAAGGGTTTAAATTTATTACAATATGTATGTACCAGACATAAACCATATAGTAGATATAATATAAGGTAGATACTATATACCTCTTGTACTTCCCCCTCACGACGCTCGTAGATGTACCGAGCTTGCTGCCAGTCAGAGCCGATGATTTCGTAGATAGGGAAGTTTGCACAAATGGCCAACACTTGCACCGCACGTCCGCCAAATGGTCCACTATCATCCAGGGCACTGCTGCCATCCTCAGCGTCACTGCCACCATCGCCATTGCCGTCATCCTCAGCGTCACTGCCGCTATCCTCAGGACCACTGCCGCTATCCTCAGGAAGAGCTGTGGCATCATCCTCAGGGCCACTGCCGACATCCTCAGGGAGAGCTTTTGCACCATCCTCGCCTATTTCACCATCCTGATTGGCAGTGTGAAGAACCCTTTCATCAACCTTCTTCAGTTTGGGTCCATACACGTTCGAATCCAACAATATACCCATCAGCTGATTGGAGTTGTCCTTCCAGCTGAAGTAAAGCAGAGATTACCAAATAGGAATATAGGATATGTCACCACAGAATGGCATCGACAGGACGGAGGAAGTACAAACAATAATACGGGCAAAGATTTTACCAATCCTGATTACCTGCTCTACTTCTCTATCCCACAAACAGTGAAGATCAACAAAACTAGTCTTCTCGCACAAATCGAAACAAATCAACCCACCGTTCTGCCAAGCGGGGCTAACGGGTTCGTCGATGCGAGATGAAAGTTCTCGGCGAGATTTGGATTCTGAGATTGCGTGTGTCGGGGGAGAGGAGAGCACGGGCTCATGGAGAGAGGGGGAGAGGTTGCTTAGCCGCCAAGGGTTTGGGATCGGACCGATCGGTGGCCTGTGGTCGTGCGTCACAAAACGAAACCTTGGTACGTGAAGAACACCGTCAGGCTTTGTTCGTTTACTTGGTCTGTCGATCGCTAAGAAAAAGGCGGTTCCTGATCTATCGCTAACAAACCGGTTCCGTATACTGGGCGTGGACGTTCCCAGTTCGATGAGGATATATAGATATATCGAGGCAGCTGAAAACCGGGTAATTAACCCacctactccagcactagcacgaatGGAGTACGTTAGAGAGATGGCGTGGGACGGCAGGAGGAGATCACCCGTTCGCCAAGTCCAGGGAGGAA carries:
- the LOC124682308 gene encoding uncharacterized protein LOC124682308; the protein is MGILLDSNVYGPKLKKVDERVLHTANQDGEIGEDGAKALPEDVGSGPEDDATALPEDSGSGPEDSGSDAEDDGNGDGGSDAEDGSSALDDSGPFGGRAVQVLAICANFPIYEIIGSDWQQARYIYERREGEVQEEGMVDLVPTGPHRIFMACGYFRVKVYTDHGSGPPVITEAWDVQEDDRIKEYTRTIRAGPGSKLKITYLVIPKAIEANVEVNLKLKGLGSRSRAIYGKIKASVPHYRNKSIPLFSCERGTSLSFPSGSTSILPLSLSRIAVPSLWQLQLHIQVDLTVITYDSQEEQDKNLKFSLEFTREIVSQEREVDDDQIEVKIVWDQIY